The proteins below come from a single Limosilactobacillus reuteri genomic window:
- a CDS encoding ECF transporter S component — protein MESTFRLRRSIIAAMLLALTLVLGRFFLIPIPWTHGNVNLCDAGVFIAAMLLGPGAGTIVGGFGGMFLDLISGFPQDALFSFAAHGLEGFISGWIYKKYGNTTWGKWTAILVGTIVMIAIYFICNTVMYHVITGFLSLGSNFIQGMIGGIVALIVIRQLKKHHVG, from the coding sequence ATGGAATCTACTTTTCGGTTACGCCGCTCAATTATTGCCGCAATGTTATTAGCATTAACTCTTGTCCTCGGCCGCTTCTTTCTTATCCCTATTCCATGGACACATGGTAACGTCAACTTATGTGATGCTGGTGTATTCATTGCTGCCATGCTTTTAGGACCAGGAGCAGGGACAATTGTTGGTGGCTTTGGCGGAATGTTCCTTGACCTTATTTCCGGCTTCCCCCAAGATGCCTTATTTTCCTTTGCCGCTCATGGTTTAGAAGGATTTATCAGTGGCTGGATTTATAAAAAATATGGCAACACCACCTGGGGCAAATGGACCGCAATCTTGGTCGGAACAATCGTAATGATTGCAATCTACTTTATCTGCAATACCGTTATGTACCATGTAATTACTGGTTTTTTAAGTTTAGGTTCAAACTTTATCCAAGGAATGATCGGTGGAATAGTGGCGTTAATTGTTATTAGGCAATTGAAGAAGCATCACGTTGGATAA
- a CDS encoding FAD-dependent oxidoreductase — protein MKVIIVGCTHAGTITATQILQNHPETEVTIYERNDNVSFLSCGIAVYLSGDVGDPDAMFYSSPEQLAAMGATVHMQHNVTDIDPKTKTVTVTDLVTGETKTDHYDKLVDTTGSWPVIPPIEGVDGPHVYLCKNYHHAKELFNVAKDAQRIVVIGGGYIGVELVEAYTRQNKDVTLIDGSPRMLHKYFDREYTDRIQQEFVDHGAHFAFDQRVTGFENHKNGVTVKTDKGNYEADIAILCVGFRPNTDLLKGKVKMHDNGAIITNEYMQSSDPDIYAAGDSTAVHYNPTGKDAYIPLATNAIRQGTIVGTNLFGNTMHDMGTQSSSGLNLYGTTMVSSGLTLENAKEAGFDAAAVTVEDNYRPEFMPTTTPVLMTLVWDKKTRQILGGQFMSKHDVSQSANIISLCIQDKHTIDYLAFVDMLFQPHFDRPFNYVNILGQAAVKKQAELEK, from the coding sequence ATGAAGGTTATTATTGTTGGTTGTACACATGCGGGAACAATTACTGCCACTCAAATTTTACAGAATCATCCAGAAACAGAAGTCACAATTTATGAACGGAATGATAACGTTTCATTCCTCTCATGTGGGATTGCGGTTTACTTGAGCGGTGATGTTGGTGATCCAGATGCGATGTTTTATTCGAGCCCTGAACAACTTGCTGCCATGGGTGCAACAGTTCATATGCAACATAATGTAACTGATATTGACCCTAAGACTAAGACAGTCACAGTGACAGACCTTGTGACAGGCGAAACAAAGACCGACCATTATGATAAGTTAGTTGATACTACTGGTTCTTGGCCAGTAATTCCACCAATTGAAGGTGTAGATGGCCCTCATGTTTATTTGTGCAAGAATTACCATCATGCTAAAGAATTATTTAACGTTGCTAAAGATGCGCAACGAATTGTTGTGATTGGTGGAGGTTATATTGGGGTTGAATTAGTAGAAGCTTACACTCGTCAAAATAAGGACGTTACATTGATTGATGGGTCTCCACGGATGCTTCATAAATACTTTGACCGCGAGTATACGGATCGGATTCAACAGGAATTTGTAGATCACGGCGCCCACTTTGCTTTTGACCAACGCGTAACTGGATTTGAAAACCACAAAAATGGTGTAACCGTTAAGACGGATAAGGGCAACTACGAGGCAGATATTGCTATCCTCTGTGTTGGCTTCCGTCCTAATACTGATCTCTTAAAAGGTAAAGTTAAGATGCATGATAATGGGGCAATCATTACAAACGAATACATGCAATCATCTGATCCAGATATTTACGCTGCCGGAGATTCAACGGCTGTTCACTATAACCCAACTGGCAAGGATGCATACATTCCATTAGCTACTAACGCTATTCGGCAAGGAACAATTGTTGGAACAAATCTCTTTGGTAATACAATGCACGATATGGGAACCCAATCTAGTTCTGGCTTAAACTTATATGGAACAACGATGGTATCATCTGGCTTAACTTTGGAGAATGCCAAAGAAGCGGGCTTTGATGCAGCTGCGGTGACAGTTGAAGACAACTACCGTCCAGAATTTATGCCGACAACAACTCCTGTATTAATGACATTGGTGTGGGATAAGAAGACTCGGCAAATTCTTGGTGGACAGTTTATGAGTAAGCATGATGTTTCTCAATCTGCTAACATTATTTCCTTATGTATCCAGGATAAGCACACGATTGATTATTTAGCATTTGTTGATATGCTTTTCCAACCACACTTTGATCGTCCATTTAACTATGTAAATATTCTTGGCCAAGCGGCGGTAAAGAAACAAGCTGAATTAGAAAAATAA
- a CDS encoding HdeD family acid-resistance protein yields the protein MFEETKKGFDWFSLIVGILFIIAGIASFTRPDKTLHFLAIVAGIAFIFRGIYELWFRQRIGRILGESSGWLIFSAILDIILGIIFLFQPSFGVLFIAIIFAIWFILDSITELISAKFFKEFYRGYYWFIVILAILSLVLGVILLFSPLLSAITVVWLVSTFLIVFGIMKLIQAF from the coding sequence ATGTTTGAAGAAACTAAAAAGGGCTTTGACTGGTTTAGCCTAATTGTTGGAATCTTATTTATCATTGCCGGAATTGCATCATTCACGCGGCCAGATAAAACCCTTCACTTCTTAGCCATTGTTGCCGGAATTGCTTTTATTTTCCGCGGAATTTATGAATTATGGTTCCGTCAACGAATCGGTCGAATCTTAGGAGAATCCTCAGGTTGGTTAATTTTTTCTGCAATTTTAGATATCATTTTAGGAATTATTTTTCTTTTCCAACCAAGCTTTGGGGTACTCTTCATTGCTATCATCTTCGCTATCTGGTTTATCCTTGATTCTATCACTGAGTTGATCAGTGCGAAGTTTTTCAAGGAATTTTATCGCGGATACTACTGGTTCATTGTAATTCTAGCAATTTTGAGTTTGGTATTAGGAGTTATTCTTTTATTTAGCCCATTACTTTCCGCTATTACAGTGGTATGGTTAGTTTCAACATTCTTGATTGTGTTCGGAATCATGAAACTTATTCAAGCATTTTAA
- a CDS encoding LytTR family transcriptional regulator, translating to MMGRTYMAIDLKSFYASVECTECGLDPLNANLVVADESRTSKTICLAVSPALKNFGVSGRPRLYEVEQRVAYLNNRRAKEMSHQRLSPVVSIYRDELLKSPELKIGYRIARPRMNFYLEKSAAIYEIYLRYLPPEKIHVYSIDEVMMDITDYLNKYHVSARSLAKEIIQTIKAETQITATAGIGTNLFLAKVAMDIVAKRIPGDEDGVRIAQMNEHTFRRCLWAHQPLTDFWRIGPGYARRLKKLGLHTMGDIARCSLGKLSDPMNEEVLYREFGKNAEIIIDHAWGYESATIKDIKNYHSSDHGVYSGQVLPRPYNFTETRLVIQEMVNSLALQLTKQNLVTDQVALRVAYDVSNISEDYQGPLVTDFYGRQAPKPMHGKANLSLPTSSGTELMEAFMKLCDSGLDRRLTARKITVIANHLLSPRLARLANYNEQLDLFTDSTKKHKNRSKVQEKDQKLQRLVLDLQNEYGKNAIIRAADLKKGATLLERNNQIGGHQA from the coding sequence ATGATGGGGCGAACATATATGGCAATCGATTTAAAATCATTCTATGCCTCGGTCGAATGTACTGAGTGTGGGCTAGATCCCTTAAACGCTAACCTCGTAGTTGCCGATGAATCGCGAACTAGTAAGACTATTTGTCTCGCCGTTTCACCAGCTTTGAAAAATTTTGGTGTTTCTGGTCGCCCGCGATTGTATGAGGTGGAACAACGAGTAGCATACTTGAATAATCGTCGTGCCAAAGAAATGTCTCACCAGCGATTATCACCAGTTGTTTCAATTTACCGGGATGAACTATTAAAATCACCGGAACTTAAAATTGGTTATAGGATTGCGCGCCCACGAATGAATTTTTATCTTGAAAAAAGTGCCGCCATCTATGAAATTTATTTACGCTATTTACCACCAGAAAAGATCCACGTTTATTCTATTGATGAGGTAATGATGGATATTACTGATTATCTTAATAAGTACCATGTTAGCGCCCGTTCTTTAGCTAAGGAAATCATCCAAACAATTAAAGCAGAGACACAAATTACTGCAACTGCAGGAATTGGGACCAATCTTTTCTTAGCGAAAGTAGCGATGGATATAGTAGCTAAACGGATTCCAGGGGATGAAGACGGGGTCCGGATTGCACAGATGAATGAACATACTTTTCGCCGTTGCCTTTGGGCGCACCAGCCACTAACAGACTTTTGGCGAATTGGTCCTGGGTATGCGCGACGACTAAAAAAGCTAGGTCTTCATACAATGGGAGATATTGCTCGTTGTTCTTTGGGAAAGTTATCTGATCCAATGAATGAAGAAGTATTATACCGCGAATTTGGAAAAAATGCGGAAATCATTATTGACCATGCGTGGGGATATGAGTCAGCCACCATTAAAGATATCAAAAATTATCATTCATCAGATCATGGGGTGTATTCTGGGCAGGTGTTGCCTCGACCTTATAACTTTACAGAAACCCGGTTAGTGATTCAAGAGATGGTTAATTCATTAGCTCTCCAGTTAACCAAGCAAAACTTAGTAACTGATCAAGTAGCTTTAAGGGTCGCCTATGATGTTTCTAATATATCGGAGGATTACCAAGGACCATTAGTGACAGACTTCTATGGACGCCAGGCGCCAAAGCCAATGCATGGAAAAGCTAATCTTTCCTTACCGACTTCATCTGGTACAGAATTGATGGAGGCATTTATGAAGTTATGTGATTCTGGCCTTGACCGGCGATTGACAGCTCGTAAAATTACGGTAATAGCGAACCACCTTCTCTCACCACGGCTTGCCAGATTGGCGAATTATAATGAGCAGTTAGATTTATTTACGGACTCAACGAAAAAACATAAGAATCGTTCCAAAGTTCAAGAAAAGGATCAAAAACTACAAAGACTTGTCCTTGATTTGCAAAATGAGTACGGTAAAAATGCCATTATTCGAGCGGCGGATTTGAAAAAAGGTGCTACTCTTTTGGAAAGAAATAATCAGATTGGAGGGCACCAAGCATAA
- a CDS encoding Hsp20/alpha crystallin family protein — MANELQNRNNLFDSLMNMRNWMNDDFFSNLTPVADHMKTDITQDDKNYTVKIDMPGFDKKDIHINYANDILTVTGHRDTFDDDGDKDGNVLHSERRYGQMSRQYRLPDVNKKDIKAQYKNGVLTITLPKKDETDDDENHIDIE; from the coding sequence ATGGCTAATGAATTACAAAACCGTAATAATTTATTCGATAGTTTGATGAACATGCGTAACTGGATGAACGATGATTTCTTCTCTAACCTAACTCCGGTTGCTGATCACATGAAGACAGATATTACACAAGATGACAAAAATTATACCGTAAAGATTGACATGCCTGGATTTGATAAGAAGGATATTCACATTAATTATGCCAATGATATTTTGACAGTTACTGGTCATCGGGATACCTTTGATGATGATGGTGATAAGGATGGCAATGTTCTGCATTCTGAACGTCGGTATGGCCAAATGAGTCGGCAATATCGTTTGCCAGATGTAAATAAGAAGGATATCAAAGCTCAATACAAGAATGGTGTTTTGACAATTACTCTTCCTAAGAAGGATGAGACTGATGACGATGAAAATCATATTGATATTGAATAA
- a CDS encoding aldo/keto reductase translates to MKKVTINNVSMPAIGIGTWNMGNSLVNRSTEIKAIQTAIDAGAQAIDTAEMYGDGRSEALVAEAIKPYSREKLFLIDKVLPSNASKTKLEHSLDQSLAAVGTDYFDLYLLHWRGGTPLAETVNELERVKKAGKIKAWGVSNFDVSDLEELWRLKNGTDCVANEDLYNLDSRGIEFDLLPLMKQHQLPLIAYSPLAQGDSLSGKLTENPLLKEIAANHHVTVSQIMLAWVLRIGNVLAIPKSSSPKHAEENVAAGNIELSDDELLALQKEFPSPNKKVPLAVI, encoded by the coding sequence ATGAAAAAAGTCACAATCAATAATGTTTCAATGCCTGCAATTGGAATCGGAACATGGAATATGGGAAATTCTCTCGTCAATCGGTCCACAGAAATTAAAGCCATTCAAACTGCAATTGACGCTGGCGCACAAGCTATTGATACTGCGGAAATGTATGGCGATGGTCGTTCTGAAGCACTTGTCGCTGAGGCCATCAAACCATATAGTCGGGAAAAGCTATTCTTAATTGATAAAGTTCTTCCTTCAAATGCCAGCAAGACAAAACTTGAGCATAGTTTAGACCAAAGTTTAGCTGCCGTAGGAACAGACTATTTTGACCTTTACCTTTTACACTGGCGGGGTGGGACTCCGTTAGCAGAAACAGTCAACGAATTAGAGAGAGTTAAAAAGGCAGGAAAGATTAAAGCATGGGGAGTCTCAAACTTCGATGTCAGTGATCTTGAAGAATTATGGCGCCTTAAAAATGGCACTGATTGCGTTGCCAACGAAGATCTCTATAATCTCGATAGTCGCGGAATTGAATTTGACCTCCTTCCCTTAATGAAACAGCATCAGCTTCCATTAATAGCCTACTCTCCCCTTGCACAGGGTGACAGTCTATCTGGAAAGTTAACCGAGAATCCGCTACTAAAAGAAATTGCCGCAAACCACCATGTGACCGTTAGTCAGATCATGCTTGCATGGGTCTTAAGAATTGGAAATGTCCTTGCTATTCCAAAGAGCAGCAGCCCAAAACATGCTGAAGAAAATGTTGCAGCTGGTAACATTGAACTAAGTGATGATGAGTTACTTGCTTTACAAAAAGAGTTCCCATCACCAAATAAAAAAGTACCCCTCGCAGTAATTTAA
- the preA gene encoding NAD-dependent dihydropyrimidine dehydrogenase subunit PreA, translating into MIEKDLSVDFLGVHFENPFCLSSSPVGNCYEMCKNAYDAGWGGIVYKTLSPTHFKIDEVSPRFDELAKEDMHFVAFKNMEQLSEHPLEQDLADMRRLKEEYPNKVLIASIMGETLEDWTNLAKLVTEAGADMIELNFSCPQMTSHTMGSDVGTNPELCKKNCEAVKRGTSLPVLAKMTPNITTMVPIVKACLEGGADGFSAINTVKSIVDVDLKKKVGLPNIDGKSSVSGLSGKAVKPIALRFLQQLRSAAGLEQLPISGIGGIETWEDAAEFILLGATTLQVTTAIMEYGYRIIDDLTNGLMHYMEEQHVDHLQDLVGLANKNIIPTNQLDRNYKVYPKIDWDKCIGCGRCFISCQDGAHQALTWDDEKRQPVFDKSKCVGCQLCALVCPVGAIKLGLVEIKPGHKGNPAEIDVGSQRLHRYHPVKANQEN; encoded by the coding sequence ATGATTGAAAAAGATTTATCTGTAGACTTTTTAGGCGTTCATTTTGAAAATCCATTTTGCTTGTCGTCCTCACCTGTTGGGAACTGTTACGAAATGTGTAAGAATGCATATGACGCTGGTTGGGGCGGTATCGTATATAAGACTTTATCACCAACACACTTTAAGATTGATGAAGTTTCTCCTCGGTTCGACGAATTAGCCAAGGAAGACATGCATTTTGTTGCCTTTAAGAATATGGAACAATTATCAGAACACCCCTTGGAGCAGGACTTGGCTGATATGCGACGGTTAAAAGAGGAATATCCCAATAAAGTCTTGATTGCTTCAATTATGGGTGAGACATTGGAAGATTGGACCAACCTGGCTAAGTTAGTAACTGAGGCAGGGGCTGATATGATTGAATTAAACTTCTCTTGTCCACAGATGACTTCTCATACCATGGGTTCAGATGTGGGAACTAATCCAGAATTATGTAAGAAGAATTGTGAAGCCGTTAAACGCGGGACTAGCCTTCCAGTTCTTGCGAAGATGACACCAAATATTACGACGATGGTTCCGATTGTTAAGGCATGTCTAGAAGGAGGGGCAGATGGCTTCTCCGCAATCAATACTGTTAAATCAATTGTTGATGTTGATCTGAAGAAGAAAGTTGGTTTACCAAATATTGATGGTAAATCTTCTGTTTCTGGATTATCTGGGAAAGCTGTTAAGCCAATTGCTTTACGTTTCTTACAACAATTACGGTCAGCAGCCGGCCTTGAACAACTACCGATTTCTGGAATTGGGGGAATTGAAACCTGGGAAGATGCTGCTGAATTTATTCTTTTGGGTGCCACTACTCTCCAAGTTACAACTGCGATCATGGAATATGGTTATCGGATCATTGATGACCTTACTAATGGTTTAATGCATTACATGGAAGAACAGCATGTAGACCACCTTCAAGATCTTGTCGGCTTAGCTAATAAGAATATTATTCCTACTAATCAGCTTGACCGAAATTACAAGGTTTACCCTAAGATTGATTGGGATAAGTGTATCGGTTGTGGACGTTGCTTTATCTCATGTCAAGATGGTGCTCACCAAGCATTAACTTGGGATGATGAAAAACGGCAACCAGTTTTTGATAAGAGTAAGTGTGTCGGTTGTCAACTGTGTGCACTTGTTTGTCCTGTGGGGGCTATTAAGTTAGGCCTTGTTGAGATTAAGCCGGGCCACAAAGGTAATCCAGCAGAAATCGATGTAGGATCTCAACGTCTTCATCGCTATCACCCGGTAAAGGCTAATCAAGAAAATTAA
- a CDS encoding FAD-dependent oxidoreductase: MTSKYETESKGYTMTTVMQEAARCLLCHDAPCSQACPAHTNPAKFIRSVLFRNVKGAAETIRENNALGSICARVCPTERYCEKACTRAKIDGPIDIGGIQRYVTDMERKMNMKILKTGKPNGMSIAIIGSGPSGLQAATTLREKGYAVDIYEKAAKAGGYLTYGIPEYRLPEEIVDYEVQRIVDLGAHIIYNTTVGKDISMDDLKARYNAVIVAIGTSEAKMLPMFEHNICTESAISFLARAKESKGNLEDLPQNVLVIGGGDVVTTLKKLNVPYVTDVVYEQFDEFKASKKELAGAQEAGVTIVDGYVPKEVHQNRATFTHRKIKSELTITADKIILAVGQKANAEGLDIDLQHNEIPFREPRFRTKDPKVFATGDIVAGDKTVVVAVQKGKEVAEEIDRLLGGQEND, encoded by the coding sequence ATGACTTCAAAGTATGAAACAGAGTCGAAAGGTTACACGATGACAACCGTAATGCAGGAAGCTGCACGATGTTTATTATGTCATGATGCACCATGTTCACAAGCTTGCCCAGCACATACTAATCCAGCAAAATTTATTCGAAGTGTTCTTTTTCGTAATGTCAAAGGGGCAGCTGAAACGATTCGGGAAAACAATGCGTTAGGATCAATCTGTGCGCGTGTTTGTCCAACTGAACGTTACTGTGAAAAAGCATGTACCCGGGCTAAAATCGACGGACCAATTGATATCGGTGGGATTCAACGGTATGTCACTGATATGGAGCGAAAGATGAATATGAAGATTCTTAAAACTGGTAAGCCAAACGGGATGAGTATTGCCATCATTGGTAGTGGCCCATCAGGTTTACAGGCAGCCACGACTCTTCGTGAAAAGGGCTATGCAGTTGATATCTATGAAAAAGCTGCTAAGGCTGGCGGTTACTTGACCTACGGCATTCCTGAATATCGGTTGCCGGAAGAAATTGTGGATTATGAAGTTCAACGAATTGTCGACCTTGGTGCGCACATTATCTATAACACAACTGTCGGAAAAGATATTTCAATGGATGACCTTAAAGCTCGTTACAATGCAGTAATTGTTGCTATTGGGACAAGTGAAGCAAAGATGCTTCCAATGTTTGAACACAATATCTGTACTGAATCAGCAATCTCATTCCTAGCCCGGGCAAAAGAAAGTAAGGGTAATTTAGAAGATCTTCCGCAAAATGTCCTTGTTATTGGTGGTGGGGATGTTGTAACAACCTTAAAGAAGCTTAATGTTCCTTATGTTACCGATGTTGTTTATGAGCAGTTTGATGAATTCAAAGCTTCTAAAAAGGAACTTGCCGGTGCTCAAGAAGCTGGTGTAACAATTGTTGATGGTTACGTTCCAAAAGAAGTTCATCAGAATCGTGCTACCTTTACTCACCGGAAGATTAAGAGTGAATTAACTATTACTGCTGATAAGATTATTTTAGCAGTTGGTCAAAAAGCGAATGCAGAAGGACTAGACATTGACTTACAGCATAATGAAATTCCATTCCGTGAACCACGATTCCGGACAAAAGATCCCAAAGTTTTTGCGACTGGTGATATTGTTGCCGGAGATAAAACCGTTGTGGTAGCAGTACAGAAAGGAAAAGAAGTAGCAGAAGAAATAGACCGGTTGTTAGGAGGACAAGAAAATGATTGA
- a CDS encoding exodeoxyribonuclease III, giving the protein MKFISWSVNGLKSAINHGFVEDFKRHDADFFCLQRTRLDKGEEPLQIPDYYQYWNYAEKKGYSGTAIFTKYKPENVIYGMNNSIFDKEGRLITLEYPNFYLIDVYVPVSGEKLQHLDYRLDWDRAFLDYVTNLQSSKPVIIGGDMSVAYQPIGLAEPTEDHHQAGFTKQERADFGKLLNAGLTDTFRYLHPNLHGAYTWWSYRYDARERNVGWRLDYFLVSDVWKERIEEAKILSDVKGSSHCPIELVANVEV; this is encoded by the coding sequence ATGAAATTTATTTCTTGGAGTGTTAATGGCTTGAAGTCAGCCATTAATCATGGATTTGTCGAAGATTTTAAACGCCATGATGCTGACTTCTTCTGTCTACAACGTACACGATTGGATAAAGGCGAAGAACCGCTTCAAATTCCTGATTATTACCAATACTGGAATTATGCAGAAAAGAAGGGTTATTCTGGTACCGCCATTTTCACTAAATATAAGCCAGAAAACGTTATATACGGAATGAATAATTCAATTTTTGATAAAGAAGGGCGACTAATCACGCTCGAATATCCAAACTTCTATTTGATTGATGTATACGTCCCAGTTTCAGGTGAAAAGCTGCAACATCTTGATTATCGTCTCGACTGGGATCGCGCTTTCCTTGATTATGTTACTAATTTGCAAAGTAGTAAGCCAGTAATCATTGGCGGTGATATGAGCGTTGCCTATCAACCAATTGGCCTAGCAGAGCCAACAGAAGATCATCATCAAGCCGGCTTTACAAAACAAGAACGAGCTGATTTTGGTAAATTACTTAATGCTGGCTTGACGGATACTTTCCGTTATCTCCACCCTAATTTGCATGGTGCATATACCTGGTGGAGTTATCGTTATGACGCACGGGAACGAAATGTAGGTTGGCGTCTCGATTACTTCTTAGTTTCTGATGTATGGAAAGAACGAATTGAAGAAGCCAAGATTCTTTCAGATGTCAAAGGTTCAAGTCACTGTCCAATTGAACTTGTTGCTAATGTTGAAGTATAA
- a CDS encoding LysM peptidoglycan-binding domain-containing protein, giving the protein MKLSKKVAKITAAITGAVALGTVATATTANADSIYTVQAGDTLSGISYKLGHDLTFVDTLANNNNIADKNLIYVGQQLVIKDDGEVAPATQEEVATLPAANVAPQATPAENQAQQNQQVQSNQEAPVAQQQVQTPQTQNVQQSSAQASTGYNSNVAGNDAAAKAWIAARESGGSYSARNGQYIGKYQLSASYLNGDYSEANQERVADQYVASRYGSWSAAQSFWQSHGWY; this is encoded by the coding sequence ATGAAGTTATCTAAGAAAGTAGCCAAGATTACAGCAGCGATTACTGGTGCAGTTGCATTAGGAACAGTAGCTACTGCAACGACTGCAAACGCCGACAGTATTTACACGGTGCAAGCAGGTGACACCCTTTCTGGGATTTCTTACAAATTAGGTCACGATCTAACTTTTGTAGATACATTAGCAAACAACAATAATATTGCTGATAAGAACTTGATTTACGTTGGTCAACAATTAGTGATCAAGGATGATGGTGAAGTTGCACCAGCTACTCAAGAAGAAGTTGCTACTTTACCAGCCGCAAATGTTGCACCACAAGCTACACCTGCTGAAAATCAAGCGCAACAAAACCAACAAGTACAATCAAACCAAGAAGCACCAGTTGCTCAACAACAAGTACAAACTCCACAAACACAAAATGTACAACAATCTAGTGCTCAAGCATCAACTGGCTATAACTCAAATGTAGCTGGAAATGATGCTGCTGCTAAGGCTTGGATCGCAGCTCGCGAATCAGGTGGTAGCTACAGTGCACGGAATGGTCAATATATTGGTAAGTACCAATTGTCAGCATCATACTTAAATGGTGACTACTCAGAAGCTAACCAAGAACGAGTAGCTGATCAATACGTAGCTAGCCGTTACGGTTCATGGAGTGCTGCTCAATCATTCTGGCAATCACACGGTTGGTACTAA